A region of the Candidatus Dependentiae bacterium genome:
AAACATTTTTGAATTGTATAGATAAGTGTAACATAAAAAAACTGAAAATGAAGCTATTTCTTTTATGATGTTTCTTTCTAACTTCTTATATATATATATATGTTTTTAATAAATATAATAGTAATAAGCAAAGACTTTTTTGGTGGATAACTTTTTCTTAAAGCTCTTATATAGTCTGCAGATCGAGCCATACAGGTGTCTTAGGATGGTGGATAAGTGGTGGATAACTTGTGGATAACTTGTGGATAACTCAAAAATAACCCTTGGATATCTTTATATAGAGGCACATAAAGAAAAATGTAAAAATAAGATCGCCCTTCAGGAGGGAGGATTGTTTTTTTGCCTAAAAGTTATCCACAAGTTATCCACCATCTATCCACCACTTATCCACCACTTATCCACCAGACAAGAAGTCAGTTTGTATGGATTCTACAAGCCTAATTGTTTCTTATTGAAAATAATTCTATATAAAAGGTATTTTTTTTGTGTGGGGTTTATAGAGTAGATTCTTCTATGGCTTTAATGATGTCTTCTGTTAGGGTGGGGAGTCTTTTTGGGTCGCGTAAGATGTATGCCGGGTGAAATGTGGGCAGAAGTAAGAAATCTTTCATTTTTATATATTTCCCGCGTACTTGTGAAATAGATATTTGTGTGTCAAGTAATCCTTCAAGGGCGGATGCTCCAAGGGTACAGATTACTTTAGGTTGAATTATTTGAATTTGTGCAAATAATAAGTTTCTGCCTTGGTGAAGTTCATCGGGATATGGCTTGCGGTTTTTTGGTGGGCGAACTTTTACTATATTGGTTATGAATACGTCTTTTCTCCTTACGTTGGCAGATTGTAGTATTTTGTCTAGTAGCTTTCCAGATCTGCCTACAAATGGACGTTGTAGTTCATCTTCTTTTGCACCGGGGGCTTCGCCAATAAACATAAGGTTTGCATTGGAGCTTCCTTCTCCAAATATAATGCGATTACTTCCGCCTTGTACAAGAAGTTTGTTTGAATTTTTATAAGGTTCATACAGTTCTTCAAGTAGCTGCTGTTTATATATCTTTAAGTTCATATCGTTTTTTAGTTAAAAGGGCCAATGTATATATTAGCATACGCATTGGCCCAAAAAATTAAAGAGTTCTTTTTTTTTATCCCGCTACATACATATGTATCAGTTGTGACCATTTGTTTTGTTTTGCAAATGGTATATGTGCATATGAGCTATGAATACGTCGCTCGGGAAAATAAATTGATATGCCACGAGCTTGATTTAAGTTTTTGCCACATACATTTGCAAGAACCAGTTTTCTGATGATTGCCCGTCCATGATCAAGCAGAGTCCTCAGTTCATTTGTTATTTTTTGTCCTCGTTTTGCATTAGTAAAACTAAAATGTTTTAAATTGTATTCAAGGTTCACATATAGATGGTGCAGGTCAATGTAACTTGGTTCATCAAAGTGTGTACACAGTAGTTTGTTTTTGCTCGCACGAATTGCATTGTTCACGCTTTTGTTTTTTTGTAGCTGTAAGGCTTCAATGAGTAAAGTTGCAACATCATTTATGTTCTCTTGAAGAAAGCTAAGGTCGTCAAGAAAGATTGCTGATTGCGTATAGTCGTTTGTTATTTTATTATATGTTTCTTCATAGACATGTGCAATGTGACGAGCAAAATCACGCTTGTTGAGCGATCTATATAAAAATGGCTCAAGAACTTTTTGGTAATTCCACCCTGTGCCAAGTTCTACTTCTTGTGATCCAACCATAATATGAGCGTGCTGTTGTAATAAATCACAAACTTCAATCATAGACATTAAGCATGCATCAAAGCCGATAATTGCAAATTTTTCATTATTTAGATATTTTTTACGAACAGCGCTTAAGGCATAATCTAGTTTTTCATTTGTAAGATAGTTTCCGGCTGAGTCATCCCAGCAGATGCCCTTTGAGTTGTCTTCGCATTCTTCAGCATTTGATTTTGATAGGTTGCGTTCATTTGTTTGTAAATCATTATCAATTTCCTGCCAAGCAAGAGACTCCGGATCCTGTTGTTCAAGTAACCATAATATGTCTTGTGCATCATGATTGTGTTGAGCCGGATCAACATCTCCTAAGATACTTGTTGATCGATCAAGTTCAAGCATGTTTAAGGTTGGATTATATGTGAAGAGTTCTGTTGGGCTGATAATTCTGCCATGATATGGATCAAGAGCACCGGTTCCATGATTCCAGAAAATAAGAGCGTAGTCATGTGCCGGATAATCTGTAATTGCCCATTGGCAAGCAGATATTAATGTTTCAGGTTGTCCACTGTCCATGCGTTGTGTTGCAGGATCATAAGCATTAACGTGTAATATTTTATTTTTTTCAATATAGTAACGTCGAGTTATTTTTTTGTTTCCTGCGATGCGAATATCCAGATGCACAACTATGTGGATATTTTCATTTGAGCCAATTGCCGCCATTTGTTTTATGTTGCGTGCTGCAAAGCTGCGTAAATCATTGTCGGCTGCCATATAAACAATGATGGAGGTTTGTCTTTTGGATGTTTTTTTATGATGTTTTTTTTCTTTGTTGTATGAAACCGCAGGCATAATATGTTGCTCTCGCGATAAAGCGAGATGCTCATAAGTAAATAAAGTAAAAACAATTAAACATGCTTTTATTGTTTTAAAATTCATTATCCCTTCCCCTTTTTTTTGATGTGAATTTTAATTACATGATATGAAAAATAGGAGGCAAAATGCAATGAATTGGTATTCTGTTTTTACTTTTGATACAACAGTTGGCTATTTGTTATTGCAAGAACAAGAGTCAACCCAAAGCTCAATTGAAAATCTAGAAAAAAAAGTAACGAAGGATTGATGAATAAAAAAAGACAAATAAGCATGAGGATGGTATGGACGATATTGATTTGGAGCCCTGATATTTTGCAAAACATGCACCATAAAAATCCGGTATATGCTCGTGAAAATGAGATACTTGGCCAAGTGAGTAAAGCATAAAAACCTGTGACTAAAAGAGTAACTAATTGTTTTGAAAGGAGAGGGATAGGAATATATCGGAGGATTAACTGTAATAATAAAATGAATATAATGAGATGCAATCCTGACCGGGCCAGATAATGTATAATGCCCCAATTTAAAAAGAGGTTTTTAATGTGCTGATACTGCTTTTTTATGCAAGATCTATTGCCTAGAAAAATTGACGACAGTAATGTTATTGTATTAGGAGAACATTTTTTTTGTAGTTGATTTAATATGTTGTGTTTGAATGTATGTATAGATCTTTTAAGATGAAACCTTGGATGATAAAGAATGCTTGCCTTGTTATTTTTTAAAAACGTAGTTGCATGTATTCCTTCTTTTATTAAATAGGTATTAAAAGAATTACTATTTTTTTTTCCTATTTTAATATCCTGGAGCATGATTGTGTCGCCAACTGTGTAATAAGGCTTTTGTTTTGTATAGCACTGTAGTCGCCAATTGAATCGTGAGGGGATGTTGTTCTTAGTGTTGGTTGTCGAAGTGACGTCAATTAAAACAGTATAATGATATAGGTCGTGCTGCACGGGATCAATATCATAAACCGATCCGGTTATATTTACTATTTGATTGCGAATGAGAGATGCATGGCAATTGTGTCTATACAGCTGAAATTGTAAGCGGGTGAATCCTAGTACAAAAAAAATAATACACAAAAAAAATGGTTTCCATGAAGATGAATTTAGTGTAATAAATATTGAAATAAACCAAAAGACTGAAAATATTATCCATTGATATGTATAAGCAAAACTGATGCCCAGCAAAAAAGAGCTTGTGAATGCAAGCCATAAGATCAGGCGATTTGCGTGAGATTTAACTATTGATTTTTTGTCATGTTCTTTCATTATGTAAGTATATAAGATTTGACTATGTAATCAAGTAAATGGAAAATAAAGAGCCCTATTGTGTATAAAATAATATGTGTGGTAACATAATGTTTCCAATAGTCACGTTGGTGCCTATTTATATTAGGAACAAAAAAATGAAAAACCGGTTATTTTTTATATTCATGATGTCATATATAATTCCTGTAAATTGTAATAAGCAGTTTGATGTTCAGAAGCATTTAAATCGGATTAAACATAAAATTGTTATGAATTTTCCTGAGCAATGGCAGAAAAAAGGGGAAATATATTTTTGGCCTTTTGTTGGTGTATGTACTGTATTAATATGTGCAGTATCAATATCTTGTTGTGTCAGGAGAGATACACAAGATTCTCGCGAGATATTTACTGATATGCTAAATAAGATATTTGGTCAAGATATTCCTGCAGATATGAAGTTAAACAATGGAGAGCATTGGGCCAATTTGCATGTTTTATTTGATAGATCAGGCGCTACGCTGCATTTAGGTAAAGAGGATCATCAATTGTGTGCTCAAATGCTTAATCTTCCTTTAGGTTCTCCTCTTAATCCAGATGTGGCTAGTATTGTTAATTTTGCTATGAGTAGGCTGGGAAAAACAAGCTAAATTGGCCTTTTCTTTGCTCATTTTAGCAAATTAATCTACACTTAAAATATCGCTCTATATCAACGAAATGAGGAAATATGAAAGCTTTTGGCTCTATTGAGCATTATACATTAGAAAATGGTCTTCAAATAATTATTAATCCTGACTCATCAACACCGAAGGTTTCTGTACAACTTTGGTATAATGTCGGCTCAAAAGATGAAAAAGATGGAGAAAAAGGGTTAGCCCACTTGCTTGAGCATATGATTTTCAAGGGAACTCATAAGCTTTCTGAATCCGATATCAATATGATTACTCAAAAATTATCCGGCTATACCAATGCATTTACTTCATATGATTATACAGGATATTTATTTGATTTTCCCAAGCAGCATTGGCATGCTGCTCTTGAAATGCTTTCTGATTGCATGACTAATTGTACATTTCCTGATGATATGCTGCAGTCTGAGCTAAAAGCAGTGATTCAAGAACTTAAAATGTATAAAGACAATTATGTTTCAAGTTTGATCGAGTCGATGACAAGTTCGGCATTTTCTGACCACCCTTATCATCACCCTATTATTGGTTATAAGCAAGATTTATGGAGTATAACGCGAGACGGATTAGTTGCGTTTTATAAAAAGCATTATAAACCAAATAATGCAACTTTGGTTGTGGTCGGTGATGTTGATCCGGCAAAGGCGCTTGCTGAAATAAAAAATTATTTTGGAGCAATTCCTGCGGGCGATAAGATTGAAAAAATAGAACATTATGCACAACAAGATATGCAATCTACAAGCGCTACCTTGTATCGTGATATTCAGCGTCCATTATTGATGTATGCTTGGCGCGTGCCGGGGATTAAAGAAAACAGTGAATTTTTGTTGAGTGTGTTAGCGCACATAGTTGGTCAATCACAAAACTCAAGGTTGTATCGATTGTTGGTTGATGATCTGCAACTGGCAACTGATGTGAGTATGTTTTTGGATGACCTTTTTGAGCATGGTTTGCTCTTTTTTCATGTTGACCCGGTGGATGAAAATGCAGTTAAGGAGATCGAAATACAGATAAAAAAGGTGCTTATAGCATTGCAAGAGTCTGTTGATGATGATGAAATTTCTCGCGCAATCAAGCAAGTGAGTATGGGGCATTTAGTTCAAGGTGAAACATTGCAAGAGCGCGCTTATATGATAGGCAAAGGTTTTCTTGCAACAAAAAATCCAAATTATATTAATGAGTTTATTCAAACAGATGAACGTACAATAAAAGAGCAAATAAAAACGTTAATATCCAACTGTTTGCGTGCAACAACGATGCATAAAGGTGTAATAGCACCATTGCCTGATACAGAAAAAGAGCATTGGCTTTCCGTTCAAGAAGAAAGTGATCGAACTGATGCTGTTATTTTATCACGTAAAGTGCGCGAGACTGAAATTGAGCCGGGTAAGTTGGTACATCAAATAGACACGAAAAAAATGAATCAGTTTGTTGTACCACAGCATGAGCGATTTGATTTGCAAAATGGTTTAAAAGTTCTTTTTTCTCCTACGGGGGGACAAAAAATTGAACTGATTTTAGAATTTGAATCGCAATTTTATTGTGATCCGGAGCATTTACAGGGCTTGTGTAATTTTACCTTTGCACTGCTTGAAGAAGGCACTAAAAAGTTTAGTAAAACAAAGCTTGTGCAAGAACTAGCCTCACGGGGAATGCATTTAGAGGTTGGAGCCGGTTCCATTTCGTTGACTTTGTTAAAAGAAGATTTAGATTTTGCATTGCAAGTGATAGATGAGTTGGTGGAAAATGCATTATTTGATGAAAGAGCTATTGAAAAAGTACGAGCACAGATTCTATCTGATATTGATGATTTTTGGGATGAGCCTAATCAGTTTATAAAACAAATTGCACGAGAGCATATTTATCAGGATCACCCTTATAAAAAATCATTCTTAGGGACAAAGGAGTCTGTTGCTAAGATCAATCGTGATGATTTATTGCATTATTATAAACAGCATGTAAGGCCCAACAATGCTTGTTTGGCAGTTGTAGGTGCATTTGATGAAAAAAATCTTGAACTAAAAGTCCAAGAAATATTCAATCAATGGGAGCCGGTGCAATCAGTTCGAATTGAATATCCTCATCTTGTAATGCCTAAGCAAAAAAATATTATTCATCCTATTGTTCGTGACCAGGTTGTTCTTGCATTTACAGGGCTTTCAGTTGACCGAAAAAATATAAAATATGACCCTCTTTTGGTGTTCGATCAAATTTTTGCCGGTGGTGTTACCGGATCTATGAGTTCACATTTATTTCAATTGCGTGAGCAAACTGGTCTATTTTATACGATTGGTGGTTCTTTGGTATTTGGTGCCGGCCATCAACCGGGAATGTTCTTTATTAAGACAATCGTTTCACAAGATCGCTTGCATGAAGCTGAAAAAGTTATTAAGCAAACAATGCAATCGTCCGCACAGAAAGTTGACTCACAAGAGTTCCGTGCTGCAAAAGATGCATTGTCTCATTCTTTAATTGATCAGTTTGCAACACAAAAAGGTATTGCTCACAGCTTCTTGCTCATCGATCGACTCTCATTGCCAAAAGATTATTATGCTCAACGAGTGCATATGATTGAACAAGTCGATAGAAATGAAATGATGAAGGCGGTCCAAGAAGTTATGGATGTTGATAATATCAGCACAATAAAAGTTGGTCGATTGTAGATATTACTTTGTATTCGGAGTGAATTGTTCTAATTTATAGATGCCAAATTGTTTTTCAATGTCAGCTACTTTATTTAAAATAGATTTAAAGCCATTATCGCCAAATAGTTTATGCTCCAATTCTTCAAATTTCTCACTGAGCTCTTTAAATTCTTTTGGACTTATTAGTGAACGAATAAGAGGAAATAAAACCGTGTCCTCACGTGCTTCATGTGGACGGTACATAGATATAAACTTTTGCATTAATCTTTTTGCGGCATGTTTTTCTTTTGTATTAAGATCTTTTTTGTTAGTAACTATTTTTTTAAGTTGTGATGTAATTATTCGGCCTTTTACATGTTGGTCTTTTAATGTTCTGACCAATTGTACCTTTTTTTTCTTTTTTTCAAAAAGTGGAAAGATATAATCTTCTTCCAGTTTTTCATGATAATTTTCTATAAAAGATTCAATTATTTGAATAGCTTTTTCAAGTGATTGTATTGGAAAATCAGACTTGCAATCTATTCTTCTAATGCACTCTTCATAGATCAATAAAAGACGATTGAGAATGCCATGTTCTCTCATGAGATCTTCTGTTAATGGGATTTCAAATTCTTCTTTTTTAATCACATTTACATCCTTTTGCTCGATAGAGAATAAAATCTTAAAATTTAATAATATAGGAATAACAAAAAAAATAGCTAACAATTTCTTCATGTTTTATTTCCTCTTTTATAGTAATTAAGAACATGAGATGAATCAGTCCCTTGTTATTATTATTATCGAATATGTAATAACTTTACAAGTTTGTGTGATTAATAGTGAAATTTTTGCTTCATAGATCAAAAAAAGAAAAATTTAGCTCTCGAGATTTTTGTTCAAAAGTTCACCCAGATATTGAAGCAATACGCTATTCACTCAAAATATAATTTGGAATTTTTATTTTAATGCCTGTATAGTCACCTTCTAAGTCACTCTATTGATCTCCAATGCGTAATAATGTCATAGCTTTCTTGTACAAGTTCAGCACGTTTTTGTTTTTTATATTGATAAAATGGGGTGATTTTTTTCTTCAGGTGTACGCAAGATAATGCGCTCAAAAGTTGTGTTTTCTTCTTTGCTAAATTGCATTATTATTAAAGTATGCGTAGTACGAAAGTGCCGTTTCGTCAATATCAATAATCACCACTGAGGTTTCAGTTGCTTTTATGTTTTGCAACTGTTGCCATGCTTTTTGCAAAGCTTTATCTGTTTCCTTTTCAAATGCTTCAGATTCATAATATTCTTGAACTTGTTTTTTTACTTCAGCGATGTTTGCGGGTTTTGCTAAAATGTCATTTGTTATGATTGCAAAAAAATAGAACGCATATTTTTTTTCATTACACTTCTGCGTCAAATTTAGCTTTCAATTTTCGGTAAACTTCATGCATCTCTTGCGTAATCACACTGGTTTGACCAATAATATGTATCCAATTGGTGTCATTGTGCCAACGCGGAACAATTTGTACATGTAAGTGATTAGGTTTGCTTGCCCCAGCGGCTTTGCCAATATTAATACCAACATTTGCTCCATGCGTATGAAATGTTCCTTTTAAAGCAGAAACAGCCATTGATGTTGCTTCCATCAATGCAAAATACGCATGCTGTTTTTAATTTTTTTGCATCTTGCTTATGCCAACATTCGTTTGTGTAGGTTGCACGTTTTGGATTATAAATTGAGGATCAGTGTGTATTTGTTTGCATGATGGACAAAAGAAATATACATGTGATTATTTTCTTAAACATTGTTATAATCCTTTTTTTGAAGTTAGTGCAAAAAAGCATTTTAATTTATACTATCGATACAGGAGAAAGGCAAATGAGAAAATTATTATTGATTGGTTGCTTATTACAACCTATTTTTGTTTCAATTCAAGGAAAATCACCTACTATGCATATTGATAAAAAAGTTCTAAAAAATGGTTTAACTGTTTTAGTCCGTCCAAATCATACAGTACCGAAAGTTTCTGTTCAACTTTGGTATAACGTCGGTTCAAAAGATGAAAAAGATGGCGAAAAAGGGATTGCGCATCTTATTGAACATATGATGTTTAAAGGCACAAAAGAGATGCTCTCCGAAACTGATATCAAAGTTATAGCGCATATGCTCTCAGGTAACTGTAATGCATTTACTTCATATGACTATACCGGTTATTTATTCAATATGCCATCACATAATTGGCGACAAGTTTTGCCTATTATGGCGGACTGCATGGTCAATACTTCATTTAAAGATGATCACTTAAATTCAGAAATGAAAGCGGTTATTCAAGAGCTTAAAATGCTCAAAGATAATCATACACGGTCCGTTGTTTATAATTTGTTAACCTCTATCTTTCCGGATCATCCATATCATTATCCATTGATTGGTTACAAACAGGATTTATGGTCGGTAACGGGTGCAGATTTAGAACGTTTTTATAAAAAACATTATTTGCCAAATAACGCAACATTAATAGTTGTAGGCGATGTTGACGCTCAAGAGGTATTTACATTAGCGGAACAGTATTTTGGTGCTATACCTGCGAATTTTGATTATAAAAGAGAGGATTTCTATCACAACCCTGATATTGCATCAAAGTCAGTTTCAATTTATAGAGATGTTCAACAACCAATTGGTATCTTTGCTTTTGTTGTTCCAGGCGCAAAAGAAAAACTGGCCCATTTAACTGATGTGATATCAAATATTTTAGGGGGTGGTAAAAGTTCACGTTTATATAAAAAACTAATTGATGAACGGCAGTTGGTAACATCACTTGATACTATGTGTCTTGACCTGTTTGATCATGGACTTTTTTTGGTACTGTTTACTCCAAAACGTGAACAAGATATTGATGAAATAGAGTTTGTTCTTTTTGGTGAAATCAATGACATTGTACGCAATGGTGTAAATGATAAAGAGCTGCAAACGGCACTTAAAAAAGCAAAAATGAGCGAATATAGTTTGCTTGAAAAAAATGAAAAACAGGCATATGTGATTGGTAAATATCAATTAGCTTGTAATGATCCGGGTTATGTATTTACTTATTTAGATATTCCAAAAGATGCTTTGCAAAAAGATATACAAACCTTTTTGAGTTATTATTGTCGTCCAAGTGTTATGCATAAAGGATTAGTATTGCCATTGCCTGAAAATGATAAGGCACAATGGTTAAGCTTCCAAGAAGCTTCAGATTTACAAGATGCACGTATTTTATCGGCTCGTCAGCGTGAAACACAAGTTGAAATGCCAAAATATGCGCAAAAGATTCAAATTCAACAACCAACTGATTTCAATTTTCCTAAAGCGCAAGAAGCGCAACTTGAAAATGGCATGAAACTATTTTGGTATAAAAATGATCAAACTCCAAAAATAAATCTTGTTTTAGAATTTAAAGCAAAATCTTGGAATGATCCGCAAGATAAACAAGGTTTGTTTGCATTTGTTACCCGTATGATGACTGAGGGGACAAAAAATTATACGGCAAATGAACTTGCCGAGGAATTTGAGTCTCGAGGCATGGCTATTTCAATGTATCCTGGTGGTATTTCAATGTCTCTGTTGCATGAGGATCTGCAAAAAGGTCTTGAATTATTGAATGAACTGTTAACCAATGCAATATTCTCAATTGATGCGATCGAAAAAGTTCGCGCTCAAATGTTATCCGAGTTGAAACAGTTTTGGGACAACCCAGACTATTTTTCAAGTCAATTAATGAGTGAAATGGTTTATAAAGGTCATCCATTTAGTAAAAATAGTATGGGAACCGTTGAGTCTGTTTTATCAATCACTCAAAAAGATTTAATCGATTTTTATAACAGTTATATTTCCCCCGATGGTGCAAAATGTGCAATTGTGGGTGATTTGCGTGGTTATGATATAAAGGCTGAAGTGCAAAAAACATTAGGTAATTGGAATGGGTCTCAAATTGATGAGCTTGAATTTCCTGAGGTGCAAGATGCATGTGCTCAGGAAAAAGTTTATCCTATTAATAGAGATCAAGTTACTTTAATGATGGCAAAAAAATCGATTGATCGTAAAAATAGTGATTATGATAAACTACTTATTTTCGATCAAATTTTTGGTGGTTCATTGCATTCACGTTTGTATCAACTGCGTGAACAAAGTGGCCTTTTTTATACTATAAACGGTTCGACTATTGCTCAATCAGGCCTGCAACCGGGAATGGTTGTTGTGCGAACTTTAGTATCCAAAGATCGCGCCCATGAGGCGGAAAAAGCAATAAAAGAGATGATGAAATCCGTAAGTGAAACATTGACTGATCAAGAGATTGCAGAGGCAAAAAATGCTTTAGCAAGTAATCTAGTAAGCTTTTTTGATTCGAATGCAAATATTGCTCAAGCTTTTCTATTTTTAGATAAATATGGATTTAATGCTGATTACTTTGACCATCGTGCAAAAAATATTGCACAGATAACGTTGCAGGAAGTAAAAGATGCTGCAAGTAGATATTTATTACCAGATGAAATGTGTGTGTTGCGTATTGGGCGTTTGGATTAAGAAGTAATTTTTAAAATAAAAAAGGGTAGCTAATTTGATAGCTACCCTTTTTTTTATATAAGTTTTAGAAACTTATTCGATTATCCACAAGTATCAGGTATTGCACCGTCAGCTCGTAATTCTTCGACTTGTTGTGGAGTTGGTTCAACTGCACAAGCAGGTTTGTCTGCACATGAATAAGTTACGTGTTCACTACGGTGAACATGTTTATTTATGTGGCGACGGGCAGGAACTAAATAACAAAGATCCGGTTGCTCGCCTTCGCTGCAATCGTTACTATAAGTTACTTCACAAATACGTGCAGGTCCGATACATTGTTTAGCCGGCGCACATCTTGGAGCGCATACAGGTGCACATTTTGGAGCACAGCTACGGCCACAACGGCGAGCTTCAGTCATACCAACAAATGAAGCAGCCAATAATGCTACTACTAATAATTTCTTCATAAAAAATCCCTTTTGGTTTATGAAGGTTTAACAAATACTATCTACTTCAAGATCTTGAGTAGTTCTTTACTACTATCACCATTGTAGCATCTAGTATTTTCTATTTGCAATAAATTTTTATAAAAAAACAAAAAAGTATCACCAAAAATCATGAAAACCCTTTATTTTAGGGGTTTTATTGTATTTGGTTATTATGAAAAAAATAAGAAATTAGGATATTTTTAGACACAAATTGTGCTTCATTTCTTTAAGTTTGGAGATAGAATCTTGGAGCATTTTGTTCTCTTGGCTGTCTAGAGGGACGTTGAGCACTGATTTTATTCCTTGAGCGTCAATTATTGCCGGGACGCTCATGCATATATCATATTCTTGAATATAGCATGATACGGGCATGATGCGTTTTTGATTGAAAATTATATTCTCACAAGTGGCTGCTAGGCATGATGCAATCCCATAACAGGTATAATTTTTGTACTGAATGATTTCATACGCTTTTTCTTGGGTTTTTTTTGCTATTGCATTGAGCTCTGATTTTTCAATAAAGTTTGTTAGTGGCGATCCTGCAATAGTTGCAGATGAAAGCGCTGCCACTTGGCTGTCGCCATGTTCGCCTAATACATATGCATGTATCGATTGTTCAGCAATGCCGGTTTTTTCTGCGATTAAATTGCGTAATCTGAGTGAATCAAGTAAAGTGCCGGAGCCAAAAACCTGTTTTTTTGGCAATTTTGCAATCTGTTGAGCGTATAATGTGAGCGTATCTACAGGATTGGTAACCATAATGAGTATGGCGTCAGTATTGATTGGGGTCATATCATCAATTATCTGTTTGATTATCTGTTGGTTAATATGTAATAATTCTGAGCGAGGCTGCCCTTTTTTTTGTGCTTTTCCTGCTGTTATTATGATAATATCTGCTTGTCCGACTTGTTTTAAAGTTGCTTGTGATATTTTTGATGTTTTACTAAAAAATAGTGCATCAGAAAGGTCTAAAGCTTCACCTTTGCAATCTAACTCATTGATATCAACAAGCATAATTTCAGCGGCAAAATTGTTCATTAGGCATGCATAAGCTGTGGTTGATCCCACAGAACCTGTGCCAATAATAGCTATTTTTGTTGGCATGGATTAACCTTTTTTTGTGAACCATGGGATAAAGATACTTGTTTTTCTTTTGTATTGTGCAAATTGCGCTAAGCCTTGCAGTTGTTTTTCGGCCAATGGAATCCCCGAAACGAATAATAAAATATATGAAATCATAATAGGGCTTATAACTGATATCCATCCATTAGGGACGTTTAATGC
Encoded here:
- a CDS encoding uracil-DNA glycosylase, which produces MNLKIYKQQLLEELYEPYKNSNKLLVQGGSNRIIFGEGSSNANLMFIGEAPGAKEDELQRPFVGRSGKLLDKILQSANVRRKDVFITNIVKVRPPKNRKPYPDELHQGRNLLFAQIQIIQPKVICTLGASALEGLLDTQISISQVRGKYIKMKDFLLLPTFHPAYILRDPKRLPTLTEDIIKAIEESTL
- a CDS encoding clostripain-related cysteine peptidase, with product MNFKTIKACLIVFTLFTYEHLALSREQHIMPAVSYNKEKKHHKKTSKRQTSIIVYMAADNDLRSFAARNIKQMAAIGSNENIHIVVHLDIRIAGNKKITRRYYIEKNKILHVNAYDPATQRMDSGQPETLISACQWAITDYPAHDYALIFWNHGTGALDPYHGRIISPTELFTYNPTLNMLELDRSTSILGDVDPAQHNHDAQDILWLLEQQDPESLAWQEIDNDLQTNERNLSKSNAEECEDNSKGICWDDSAGNYLTNEKLDYALSAVRKKYLNNEKFAIIGFDACLMSMIEVCDLLQQHAHIMVGSQEVELGTGWNYQKVLEPFLYRSLNKRDFARHIAHVYEETYNKITNDYTQSAIFLDDLSFLQENINDVATLLIEALQLQKNKSVNNAIRASKNKLLCTHFDEPSYIDLHHLYVNLEYNLKHFSFTNAKRGQKITNELRTLLDHGRAIIRKLVLANVCGKNLNQARGISIYFPERRIHSSYAHIPFAKQNKWSQLIHMYVAG
- a CDS encoding pitrilysin family protein; its protein translation is MKAFGSIEHYTLENGLQIIINPDSSTPKVSVQLWYNVGSKDEKDGEKGLAHLLEHMIFKGTHKLSESDINMITQKLSGYTNAFTSYDYTGYLFDFPKQHWHAALEMLSDCMTNCTFPDDMLQSELKAVIQELKMYKDNYVSSLIESMTSSAFSDHPYHHPIIGYKQDLWSITRDGLVAFYKKHYKPNNATLVVVGDVDPAKALAEIKNYFGAIPAGDKIEKIEHYAQQDMQSTSATLYRDIQRPLLMYAWRVPGIKENSEFLLSVLAHIVGQSQNSRLYRLLVDDLQLATDVSMFLDDLFEHGLLFFHVDPVDENAVKEIEIQIKKVLIALQESVDDDEISRAIKQVSMGHLVQGETLQERAYMIGKGFLATKNPNYINEFIQTDERTIKEQIKTLISNCLRATTMHKGVIAPLPDTEKEHWLSVQEESDRTDAVILSRKVRETEIEPGKLVHQIDTKKMNQFVVPQHERFDLQNGLKVLFSPTGGQKIELILEFESQFYCDPEHLQGLCNFTFALLEEGTKKFSKTKLVQELASRGMHLEVGAGSISLTLLKEDLDFALQVIDELVENALFDERAIEKVRAQILSDIDDFWDEPNQFIKQIAREHIYQDHPYKKSFLGTKESVAKINRDDLLHYYKQHVRPNNACLAVVGAFDEKNLELKVQEIFNQWEPVQSVRIEYPHLVMPKQKNIIHPIVRDQVVLAFTGLSVDRKNIKYDPLLVFDQIFAGGVTGSMSSHLFQLREQTGLFYTIGGSLVFGAGHQPGMFFIKTIVSQDRLHEAEKVIKQTMQSSAQKVDSQEFRAAKDALSHSLIDQFATQKGIAHSFLLIDRLSLPKDYYAQRVHMIEQVDRNEMMKAVQEVMDVDNISTIKVGRL
- a CDS encoding HAD family acid phosphatase, with amino-acid sequence MTQKCNEKKYAFYFFAIITNDILAKPANIAEVKKQVQEYYESEAFEKETDKALQKAWQQLQNIKATETSVVIIDIDETALSYYAYFNNNAI
- a CDS encoding hemerythrin domain-containing protein, translating into MKKLLAIFFVIPILLNFKILFSIEQKDVNVIKKEEFEIPLTEDLMREHGILNRLLLIYEECIRRIDCKSDFPIQSLEKAIQIIESFIENYHEKLEEDYIFPLFEKKKKKVQLVRTLKDQHVKGRIITSQLKKIVTNKKDLNTKEKHAAKRLMQKFISMYRPHEAREDTVLFPLIRSLISPKEFKELSEKFEELEHKLFGDNGFKSILNKVADIEKQFGIYKLEQFTPNTK